The genomic segment TTATGCAATTTCTTGATAGCAGTTTGCAATTCATCCAGCGTTTTAGGCACTGCTATGTGTGCCTTTTCCAGCAAGTCCTTGCGGTAATAGAGGAAATCGCCGCCGCCATACAGGGGCGCAAAATAGGCAACGTCCTTGTAGCTCGCCACAGAACGGCGGCCCGGCAGGAAATCGTTGTAATCGTACTCTTTCGGATAGTACTTGAGCAAAGGCAGGATCCAGCCGGCGGCGGCAAATTCCGCCACATTGGCTTCGTCCACGTAGTAGACCTGGTAAGCGCCAGCCTTGGTGGAGGCATCCAGGCGCGATTTGCCACGGCGGTCGTTTTCGCCGAAATAGACCAGGTCGACCTTGGTACCACTGGCTTTGCTGTAGTCGGCCAGCGATTTTTCGAGGGTAGTCAGTCCCAGCGTCTTCTGGGCCAGCACTTTCAATTGCGGGACGTTGCAAGAATCCGCCGCGTAAGCGGCCGGCAACATGCATGCCAGGCAGGAAAATACGCCGGCATAGGCCAATTTATTCATCATCTTTGTCTCCTCTGTTTTTTTTGAGCACCGTGCCACGGAATACAAACCGCCGCCGGTTACCGTAGACCGGCTGTACCGGCCGCGTCTTTGTGACGCAGGGAGACTATAGAATTGTCGGCCAGACAGGCGCTACCACAAAAGCCAGGGCCGGCTTGTACTTTTTTCACACGCGTGCAGACTTGTCGAATTGCGACAAGTCCCCCTATTTCCGGTCGGTCACAGCCGCGAATCAATCCCCTGCAGGAAAATCGCACGTTGTTTCATTGATGCAGCTGACCTGATTGGTAAAGGTGATGGCGGCGATCGCCAACGCACGCTGCATATCGACCAGTACAGCGGCGCAGTCATCAAGGATCTGCGCTTTACCGACTACAACCCGGCCTCCAAGCTGGTGACGCTGGGCGTTGCACTGCACATGGGGGAATATTTCGGCCTGGCGAACCAGCTGATTTGCGCAGCGATTTCGCTGACGCTGCTAGGCATGGCGGTGACGGGATTCGTGATGTGGTGGAAGCGCCGGCCGCACAATTCGGTCGGCGCACCTAAACGCGTATTGCAACCGCCGCCATCGATCAAGCGCTGGAAAGCGCTATATGGCAGTCCTTGGCATCCTGTTCCCCTTGATGGGCGTCACCATGGTTGCGGTATGGCTGGGCGACACCTTGTTTTTCAGGAACCGGG from the Collimonas arenae genome contains:
- a CDS encoding PepSY domain-containing protein, encoding MRQVPLFPVGHSRESIPCRKIARCFIDAADLIGKGDGGDRQRTLHIDQYSGAVIKDLRFTDYNPASKLVTLGVALHMGEYFGLANQLICAAISLTLLGMAVTGFVMWWKRRPHNSVGAPKRVLQPPPSIKRWKALYGSPWHPVPLDGRHHGCGMAGRHLVFQEPGLSFVRKPLLSRPSLLSSHR